The Spirosoma oryzicola region ATGGTCATCGTGCCAACAACCTGCTCCATCATCGGCCCCATTTTGTACGTCGGATCGGCAAACTTATCGTAGAAAAACAGATCGTCGTACTGCGAGTGATACAGCGTTGGCCCTTCCATACCGGCACTAAGCGACGGAATGCCGATGTGCATATAAGGCGCAATATGATCGGAACCACCGCCGAGGTTACCGATGGTCGGTTCGCCGGCCAGGGTAGCGGGGGCTGACGAACCCGTTACGCGCGTGGGATTCCCCGCTGCTTTATGGCCCATCCAGTGCTGATAGACCGTCTGGTTCGAATCCGGATACTGTACCGATTGCGTTGCTTCGATGATCAGCTTTTTCATGGATGGCGAAGCGCTGGCTCCGAACGTCCGTCCCGAAACGGCGGCATCGTAATTCATGTAGGCAACGGCTTTTTGCGTTAGCTCGTCGCGAAACTGCTCACTCCATTCCGCGGAGCCAATAACCCCCGGTTCTTCAGCATCCCAATGGCAGACTTTAATGGTGCGTCGAGGCCGTTGACCCGCTTTGGCCAATTTTCCCAGCGTTTCGGTCATGCTCAGCAGCATAGCCGTTCCCGAATTAGGGTCGGTGGCACCGTACGACCAGGCATCGTAATGGCAACCGGCAATAATCCATTCGTCGGGAAAGTCAGCACCGGTCAGCGTGCCGACCACCTGATAAATGCGCTGAATAGTTTTCTCCTGTTTGACCATCAACCGAACTTTCAGGCCTTTTCCGCCTTCAAGTCGGTAGGTATATGGCAAGCCACCCTGCCAACCAGCCGGAACAGCTCTGGAGCCAGTCATGCGTTTTAAAATGTCCGTAGCCGATCCGTAAGGGAGCGGAGTAACCGGAATTTTGTGCAACCCTACGGCATTCTGATCGAGTCGCTTGGGCGTGTTTTTGGCGTCCATCGGTAGCGCTGCTTCGCCCGGTGTGAGCGGATCGCCCGTATAAGGTGTTGTCAGCAACGAACCGCGCTGAATAACGCTTTCGCTGTAATACGGACCCTCGGGAAACGTCAGGCCACGCATGTAGCCCGAATCGGCGGGGTCGGTAAAAATGATAACGCCAAGGGCACCGGCTGCCTGCGCCCACTGCGCTTTATAGCCCCGGAAGTTGCCGCCATAGCGGGCCAGCACGATCTTATCCTTGACCGAGATACCCATGGCTTTCAACTGCTCAAAATCTTCCTTACGCCCGTAATTGGCATAAACAACTTCGGCGGTCACGTCGCCCGAACCCGACCAGGCATTATAGCCGGGCGTCAGGCGGGGATCACTGCTGTATTTGTCTTCTTTGAACAGAAACTCCCGGATATTGAGCGGCTGGCGAACAGGCTCGACCAATTCGACGGCAATTTCACCGGGACCTTTAGGGAGCAGTACATCATGCGGATAGATGTCAACCTGCCAACCTGCTTTGCGCATGGTTTCGGCAATGTAGTCGCGTACCTGCTCGTTTTCTTTTGAGCCCGTAATATGCGGTACACTGCTTAGTTTCTGAAGATGCTGTTTAAAAGCGGCTGATGATTGTTTTGTCTTAAACTCGGATTCGAGCTTTACTTGTGCGGCCTGCCGAGCCGGAACGAAACCAGTGAGACTCTGGCTTTCGCTTGACTGCGCCTGTGCGATTAATACACCGAGGCTTAGCAGCACGGCATAACATGCAATTTTAAATGAAAAGTAGTGATTCATTGATAATAGGTTGTATAAGCGTTAAATATCGGTATTTACTATTGAATAAATCACTATTTGCAATTAAATATTGGGAAACAAAAAAAGGCGCAGCTAGCTGCGCCTTTTTTTGTTGCTGTAAACGGATTGCTTATTTAGGCATCGCGAAAATAGACGAATCTACTTTAGGGTTGAAAACCACGTTCGATAGCGTAAGTGTAATCGATCCTGGCATCGCTGGGCTATTAAGTTCTACCGTCGAAGGAAGCGTGAGGCCATCAATCGTTTTGTAATTGCTATACTGGGTTTTCACTTCACCCGACTGTCCCTGTACGTTGATGGTTGTTTTTGCGCCCGCCAGTTGAAACGTATTGGCATCGACGTAGTAGTTGACCACGCCTTCGGGCCGGGTTACTTTCAGGTTAAACACATCTTTGTCGTTCAGCTTTTCTTTACC contains the following coding sequences:
- a CDS encoding M28 family peptidase, which codes for MNHYFSFKIACYAVLLSLGVLIAQAQSSESQSLTGFVPARQAAQVKLESEFKTKQSSAAFKQHLQKLSSVPHITGSKENEQVRDYIAETMRKAGWQVDIYPHDVLLPKGPGEIAVELVEPVRQPLNIREFLFKEDKYSSDPRLTPGYNAWSGSGDVTAEVVYANYGRKEDFEQLKAMGISVKDKIVLARYGGNFRGYKAQWAQAAGALGVIIFTDPADSGYMRGLTFPEGPYYSESVIQRGSLLTTPYTGDPLTPGEAALPMDAKNTPKRLDQNAVGLHKIPVTPLPYGSATDILKRMTGSRAVPAGWQGGLPYTYRLEGGKGLKVRLMVKQEKTIQRIYQVVGTLTGADFPDEWIIAGCHYDAWSYGATDPNSGTAMLLSMTETLGKLAKAGQRPRRTIKVCHWDAEEPGVIGSAEWSEQFRDELTQKAVAYMNYDAAVSGRTFGASASPSMKKLIIEATQSVQYPDSNQTVYQHWMGHKAAGNPTRVTGSSAPATLAGEPTIGNLGGGSDHIAPYMHIGIPSLSAGMEGPTLYHSQYDDLFFYDKFADPTYKMGPMMEQVVGTMTMRLANADLVPYDVARYPTDLAIHLKAAEKAIQAYAPSYSIAPVLNVVADLKKNADACEAARQNYLKSGRTDKLVELNRELRLLERSFIDPKGNAFGAWYRSLYASSDPNSGYASWMLPGFLYEASLKSTANLPDLESRYKKAIQTLSDKLLALSQGMGNPAAVGGGK